From Lolium perenne isolate Kyuss_39 chromosome 5, Kyuss_2.0, whole genome shotgun sequence, a single genomic window includes:
- the LOC127298199 gene encoding aspartic proteinase nepenthesin-1 has translation MASITVVLLVLLPLLLSSLVAAAHSDGGFGFQATLTHVDAGKGYTDAQLLSRAVRRSRSRVAALQSLAVTPADAITTARILVLASWGEYLMSMAIGTPPREYSAILDTGSDLIWTQCAPCMLCVDQPTPFFESAKSPTFKKLSCSSPMCNALYVWDCYKNTCVYQYFYGDSASTAGVLANETFTFGTNGTRVSVPKIAFGCGNLNAGSLYNGSGMVGFGRGPLSLVSQLGVPRFSYCLTSFMSTVPSRLYFGAYATLNTTNTSDSGPVQSTPFIVNPALPTMYYLNMTGISVGGDLLPVDPSVFTINEADGTGGVIIDSGATITYLAQPAYDMVHQAFVAQVGLTLVNVTSPDDLDTCFKWPPPPRKKVTMPELVFHFEGADMELPLENYMLIDGSTGNLCLAMAPSEDGSIIGSFQHSNFHVLYDNENSLLSFVPAPCNLV, from the coding sequence ATGGCAAGCATCACGGTGGTCTTGCTCGTCCTGCTTCCGTTGCTCCTCTCCTCGCTGGTCGCCGCGGCGCATTCCGATGGCGGCTTCGGCTTCCAGGCCACGCTCACCCACGTCGACGCCGGCAAGGGGTACACGGACGCGCAGCTGCTCTCCCGGGCCGTGCGCCGGAGCAGATCGCGCGTGGCCGCGCTGCAGTCTCTGGCGGTGACCCCCGCGGACGCGATCACCACGGCCCGCATTCTCGTGCTGGCCAGCTGGGGCGAGTACCTCATGAGCATGGCCATCGGCACGCCGCCACGGGAATACTCGGCCATCCTCGACACCGGCAGCGACCTCATCTGGACGCAGTGCGCGCCGTGCATGCTCTGCGTGGACCAGCCCACGCCTTTCTTTGAGTCCGCCAAGTCCCCCACTTTCAAGAAGCTCTCCTGCTCCTCCCCGATGTGCAACGCCCTCTACGTATGGGACTGCTACAAGAACACCTGCGTCTACCAGTACTTCTACGGAGACAGCGCCAGCACCGCCGGCGTGCTCGCCAACGAGACCTTCACCTTCGGCACCAACGGCACGCGTGTCTCCGTGCCCAAGATCGCCTTCGGCTGCGGGAACCTCAACGCCGGCTCCCTCTACAACGGCTCCGGCATGGTGGGCTTCGGCCGAGGCCCGCTGTCCCTGGTCAGCCAGCTCGGGGTGCCCAGGTTCTCCTACTGCCTCACCTCCTTCATGTCCACCGTGCCCAGCCGCCTCTACTTCGGCGCCTACGCCACGCTTAACACAACCAACACCAGCGACTCCGGCCCCGTGCAGTCCACTCCCTTCATCGTCAACCCGGCGCTGCCCACCATGTACTACCTCAACATGACGGGCATCAGCGTCGGCGGCGACCTGCTGCCCGTCGACCCGTCCGTGTTCACCATCAACGAAGCCGACGGCACGGGCGGGGTCATCATCGACTCGGGCGCCACCATCACGTACCTGGCGCAGCCCGCGTACGACATGGTACACCAGGCATTCGTCGCGCAGGTCGGGCTCACCCTGGTGAACGTCACCTCGCCCGACGACCTGGACACGTGCTTCAAGTGGCCGCCCCCGCCGCGGAAGAAGGTGACCATGCCGGAGCTCGTCTTCCACTTCGAGGGAGCCGACATGGAGCTGCCGCTGGAGAACTACATGCTCATCGACGGCAGCACCGGGAACCTCTGCCTGGCGATGGCGCCGTCCGAAGACGGCTCCATCATCGGCAGCTTCCAGCACAGCAACTTCCACGTCCTCTACGACAACGAGAACAGCCTCTTGTCCTTTGTCCCCGCGCCCTGCAATCTAGTCTAG